A genomic window from Thiomonas arsenitoxydans includes:
- a CDS encoding DUF6691 family protein produces MQRVPPFAVMLSALFAGALFGFGLALSTMVKPEAILQFLLLKNLGLLLVMGGAAGVTFIAYHLLPRLMKRPVFGVVFGKHPSHLDARTLIGAAIFGVGWGLSGVCPGPAIAGLGVGNWPLLLSIAGILIGAWLHGRFFGKH; encoded by the coding sequence ATGCAACGTGTTCCTCCTTTCGCAGTGATGCTTTCGGCCTTGTTCGCCGGGGCCTTGTTCGGCTTCGGGCTGGCGCTGTCCACCATGGTCAAACCCGAGGCCATTCTGCAGTTTCTGCTGCTCAAGAATCTCGGTCTGCTGCTGGTGATGGGAGGCGCTGCCGGCGTGACCTTCATCGCCTACCACCTGCTGCCCCGACTGATGAAGCGGCCGGTCTTTGGCGTGGTGTTCGGCAAACACCCCTCGCATCTGGACGCGCGCACCCTCATCGGCGCCGCGATATTTGGCGTGGGCTGGGGGCTGAGCGGCGTGTGTCCGGGCCCGGCCATTGCTGGTCTGGGGGTGGGCAACTGGCCGTTGCTGCTGAGCATCGCGGGCATACTCATTGGCGCATGGCTGCATGGCCGGTTTTTCGGCAAGCATTGA
- a CDS encoding Maf family protein produces MTGPADPVLVLASTSRYRAELLQRLRVPFSSRAPEVDETRRVHESALDLALRLAAEKAAAVARTAPGCWVIGSDQVCMLGGEALGKPGSHAAAVAQLQRLSGRDAVFHTAVCVIGPDGGVQVRNCPTEVRFRTLSPAEIETYLTLDAPYDCAGSARSESLGPALLKHMCSDDPTALIGLPLIDLCDMLRLSGFDVLARACPDSAQRPAQV; encoded by the coding sequence ATGACGGGGCCGGCTGATCCCGTTCTGGTTCTCGCGTCGACCTCGCGCTATCGCGCTGAGTTGCTCCAACGCCTGCGCGTGCCTTTTTCAAGCCGCGCACCCGAGGTGGACGAAACCCGCAGAGTCCATGAGTCCGCGCTCGATCTGGCGCTGCGGCTGGCGGCTGAAAAGGCCGCCGCGGTGGCGCGTACTGCACCAGGCTGCTGGGTGATCGGTTCCGATCAGGTGTGCATGTTGGGGGGCGAAGCGCTCGGCAAACCCGGCTCCCATGCGGCTGCGGTCGCTCAGTTGCAGCGACTCAGCGGGCGTGACGCCGTGTTCCACACCGCGGTTTGCGTCATCGGCCCAGACGGCGGCGTACAAGTGCGCAACTGCCCCACCGAAGTACGATTCCGTACGCTGAGCCCGGCGGAAATCGAAACCTATCTGACGCTGGACGCGCCCTACGACTGCGCGGGCAGCGCCCGCTCGGAATCGCTCGGCCCTGCGCTGCTCAAGCACATGTGCAGCGACGATCCGACCGCCTTGATCGGACTGCCCCTGATCGACCTGTGCGACATGCTGCGCCTGAGCGGTTTCGACGTGCTGGCGCGAGCCTGTCCTGACTCAGCGCAAAGACCAGCCCAGGTTTGA
- a CDS encoding S49 family peptidase, whose protein sequence is MSASPPDLPAQRSESSAQPGAWERQVLEKLVLEVVNEKRRARRWSIFFRFVLLGIVALIFFGGMITEFGSRTATGPHTALIELNGEISIGSQASADNINAALQDAFSSPDTRGVILRINSPGGSPVQASQIFAEIERLRAKYNKPVYAVCEEVCASGAYYVAAAANDIYVNPASLVGSIGVLMDGFGFSGLMDKLGVTRRLLTAGANKGFMDPFTPMPENQKTYALGMLEQIHKQFIAAVEKGRGVRLKVNDETFSGLVWTGESAVKQGLADGYGDVDQIARDKIKAPEIVDYTVQENVAERLAKRFGASLGMGAVRELSNLGWSLR, encoded by the coding sequence ATGAGCGCATCCCCCCCAGATCTTCCCGCGCAACGTTCTGAGTCGTCCGCTCAACCCGGTGCGTGGGAGCGGCAGGTGCTGGAAAAACTGGTGCTCGAGGTCGTGAACGAAAAACGACGGGCGCGGCGCTGGTCGATTTTTTTCCGCTTCGTCCTGCTCGGCATCGTGGCGCTGATCTTTTTCGGCGGCATGATCACCGAGTTCGGTAGCCGCACCGCCACCGGGCCGCATACTGCGCTGATCGAGCTCAACGGCGAGATCTCCATCGGCTCGCAGGCCAGTGCCGACAATATCAATGCGGCCTTGCAGGATGCGTTTTCCAGCCCCGACACGCGCGGCGTCATCCTGCGCATCAACAGCCCGGGCGGCAGCCCGGTGCAGGCGAGCCAGATTTTTGCCGAGATCGAGCGGCTTCGCGCCAAATACAACAAGCCGGTGTACGCCGTCTGCGAAGAGGTGTGCGCCTCCGGGGCGTACTACGTGGCGGCGGCGGCAAATGACATCTATGTGAATCCGGCCAGTCTGGTGGGCTCCATCGGCGTGTTGATGGACGGTTTCGGCTTTTCCGGCCTGATGGACAAGCTCGGCGTAACCCGTCGCTTGCTCACCGCGGGCGCCAACAAGGGGTTCATGGATCCCTTCACACCCATGCCCGAGAACCAGAAAACCTACGCCCTGGGCATGCTGGAACAGATTCACAAACAGTTCATCGCAGCGGTGGAAAAAGGTCGCGGCGTACGATTGAAAGTGAATGACGAGACCTTCTCCGGCCTGGTGTGGACGGGCGAGTCGGCCGTGAAACAAGGACTGGCCGACGGCTACGGCGATGTCGACCAGATCGCGCGCGACAAGATCAAAGCGCCGGAAATTGTCGATTACACCGTGCAGGAAAATGTGGCCGAGCGTCTGGCCAAGCGTTTTGGCGCCTCGCTGGGCATGGGCGCGGTGCGCGAACTCTCAAACCTGGGCTGGTCTTTGCGCTGA